Proteins from one Cryptomeria japonica chromosome 4, Sugi_1.0, whole genome shotgun sequence genomic window:
- the LOC131061931 gene encoding probable LRR receptor-like serine/threonine-protein kinase At3g47570 — protein sequence MKMLVFLLFFLSIQVSYSAHSYQSDEDALLTFKRSLILDPQNYLLDWSPNHSFCNWTGIACSSRHQRVVSFNLTGMSLVGPISPFIGNLSFLKVLSLWNNHFHGHIPPELGRLSRLRILRLSRNELEGPIPSTLADCRSLNKLLLSYNNLSGEIPFELGLLSQLEIIALERNQLTGTIPSSLGNLSSLTDLELGGNRLYGHIPMELGMLSQLRRLDLENSFTGVIPNTLFNCSLLQKLSLYGNYLTGHIPWQFGNLPELQVLLLWGNQFIGEIPTSLSNCTQLQVLELELNQLSGLVPLEFGNLLQLQWLNLGGNNLVSGSSDLSILTALSNCSSLQFLSFSHNYLTGILPSSISKLSSELSYLDFSNNRIEGNIPSGIGNLTKMQVLTLSNNHFNGSIPSTLGLLLNLERLLLEENNLDGRIPESLGHAKQLGLLSLSENMISGKIPESLGGLSQLRDLLIDKNQLSGKIPAGLGRCITLEKVDLAQNKLEGNIPDDWASLTNLQFYLNISNNLLQGSISVISKMAMVQAIDVSLNNFSGEISGALSSCKNLQYLNLSRNSFNGPIPVSLTNLKNLQDIDMSCNNLSGTIPVGFKEMKMLQHINLSSNSLTGEVPEGGVFTTIDKSAILGNIGLCGKWIKLQPCSNPKHEQFLMSKKVIVPAVIGTTIFIISFILVIYYMRHSNKNVPDINIGLKRISYEELVEATNGFSHTNLVGDGSFGSVYKGTLKDGTDIAVKALNMLDENSIKGFERECNVLKRVRHRNVIKITSICSNLDFKALVLPFMSNGSLEKWLYPQGGDECTLTLSNRLKIAKEIAQGMAYLHHHCFVQVIHCDLKPNNVLLDDDFTPYIADFGITKILFGSSSDSLTSSSALKGSIGYIAPEYSMGGNVSTKGDVYSYGILILELLTRKRPTNDMFKEGINLPKWASMDFPNKIIEVVDNYLLQDVNEINISMVLACLTQCIQVGLVCTRELPQQRPNMIEIVDRLENIVDAFLGIPRAFHLPIDISPLLESTSGPKANIEDWSTSTS from the exons ATGAAGATGCTTGTTTTCCTGTTGTTCTTCCTCTCTATTCAGGTCTCATATTCTGCTCATTCTTATCAGTCTGATGAAGACGCTCTTCTCACATTTAAGCGTTCCCTCATTTTGGACCCTCAGAATTATTTGCTTGACTGGTCTCCCAACCATTCATTTTGCAATTGGACTGGTATAGCCTGCTCTTCTCGTCACCAACGCGTGGTTTCCTTCAATCTTACAGGTATGTCTTTAGTGGGCCCCATCTCTCCTTTCattggaaatctttcttttcttaaagTACTCTCTCTTTGGAATAACCACTTTCATGGCCATATTCCGCCTGAGTTGGGAAGGCTTTCTCGCCTTAGAATACTTCGATTGTCTAGAAATGAATTGGAAGGCCCCATCCCATCCACTCTAGCTGATTGTCGTTCATTGAACAAGCTCCTCCTCTCTTATAACAATTTGAGTGGCGAAATTCCCTTTGAGCTTGGCCTTCTTTCACAATTAGAAATTATTGCATTAGAGCGGAACCAACTGACAGGCACAATTCCATCCTCTCTTGGAAATCTATCCTCCTTAACTGACTTGGAGTTGGGAGGAAATAGACTATATGGTCATATTCCTATGGAATTGGGTATGCTTAGTCAACTTAGAAGGCTTGATCTTGAAAACAGCTTCACAGGAGTGATTCCCAACACTCTTTTCAATTGCTCTCTTCTCCAAAAATTATCATTATATGGTAATTACTTAACTGGCCACATTCCTTGGCAATTTGGTAACCTACCAGAGTTGCAAGTTTTGCTCTTATGGGGAAACCAATTCATTGGAGAAATCCCAACGTCCCTCTCTAATTGCACTCAGCTTCAAGTGCTTGAATTAGAGCTTAACCAACTTAGTGGCTTGGTGCCACTAGAATTTGGCAACTTGCTCCAACTTCAGTGGCTTAATTTAGGGGGAAATAATCTTGTTAGTGGAAGTAGTGATTTATCTATTCTAACTGCCTTGTCTAATTGTTCATCTCTACAATTTCTAAGCTTCTCTCATAATTATCTCACTGGCATTTTGCCCTCTTCTATTAGCAAGCTATCAAGCGAACTCTCCTACTTAGATTTTTCTAATAATAGAATTGAGGGAAATATACCAAGTGGAATTGGTAACCTCACAAAGATGCAAGTATTAACTTTATCTAATAATCATTTCAATGGTTCGATTCCATCAACACTTGGTTTGCTTCTAAACCTAGAAAGATTGCTATTGGAGGAAAATAATTTAGATGGAAGAATTCCAGAAAGTTTGGGCCATGCAAAACAACTTGGGTTGCTGTCACTTAGTGAAAACATGATTTCAGGGAAAATTCCAGAAAGTTTGGGTGGTCTTTCACAATTAAGAGATTTACTCATTGATAAAAATCAATTGTCAGGGAAAATTCCTGCTGGTTTAGGGAGATGCATAACTTTGGAGAAGGTGGATTTGGCTCAGAATAAACTAGAAGGAAATATTCCTGATGATTGGGCAAGCCTTACAAATTTGcaattttatttgaatatttcaaataatttattACAAGGTTCTATTTCAGTAATAAGTAAAATGGCAATGGTCCAAGCTATAGATGTGTCTCTTAACAACTTTTCAGGGGAAATTTCAGGTGCATTGTCAAGTTGCAAAAACTTGCAATATTTGAATCTTTCAAGAAATTCATTTAATGGCCCGATACCAGTATCACTCACAAATCTAAAAAATCTTCAAGACATTGATATGTCATGCAACAATTTGTCAGGTACAATCCCAGTAGGTTTTAAAGAAATGAAAATGCTTCAACATATCAATCTCTCTTCAAATAGCTTAACAGGAGAGGTTCCAGAGGGAGGAGTTTTTACAACAATTGACAAGTCAGCAATTTTAGGAAATATTGGTCTTTGTGGTAAGTGGATTAAATTGCAGCCATGCTCAAATCCCAAACATGAGCAATTCTTAATGTCCAAAAAGGTGATAGTACCAGCTGTAATTGGCACTACAATCTTCATCATATCTTTTATATTAGTAATTTACTATATGAGGCATAGTAATAAAAATGTCCCTGACATAAATATTGGGCTTAAAAGAATTTCATATGAAGAACTTGTAGAAGCAACTAATGGGTTTAGCCATACCAATTTGGTAGGGGATGGTAGTTTTGGTTCTGTTTATAAAGGGACACTCAAGGATGGTACAGATATTGCTGTTAAAGCTCTCAATATGCTAGATGAAAATTCTATCAAAGGTTTTGAGAGAGAATGTAATGTGTTAAAAAGAGTTAGGCACCGCAATGTTATCAAAATCACTTCAATTTGTTCCAACCTTGATTTCAAAGCATTGGTTCTTCCATTCATGTCAAATGGAAGTTTGGAGAAATGGCTATATCCCCAAGGAGGAGATGAATGCACATTAACTTTGTCTAATCGATTAAAAATAGCAAAGGAGATAGCACAAGGAATGGCATATCTACATCATCATTGTTTTGTCCAAGTCATTCATTGTGACCTAAAACCGAACAATGTACTATTAGATGATGACTTTACTCCATATATAGCAGACTTTGGCATTACCAAGATCCTATTTGGGAGTTCATCAGATTCATTGACTTCTTCAAGTGCACTTAAGGGATCCATTGGGTACATTGCACCAG aGTATTCAATGGGTGGAAATGTTTCAACAAAAGGAGATGTATATAGCTATGGAATTTTAATTTTAGAGTTGTTGACAAGGAAGAGACCTACAAATGATATGTTTAAAGAAGGTATCAATCTACCAAAATGGGCTAGTATGGACTTCCCAAATAAAATAATAGAAGTTGTTGACAACTACCTACTTCAAGATGTTAATGAGATAAATATATCAATGGTATTGGCATGCCTTACTCAATGTATACAAGTAGGATTGGTTTGTACAAGGGAGCTACCACAACAACGCCCAAATATGATAGAGATAGTTGATAGATTAGAAAATATAGTAGATGCATTTCTTGGTATTCCTAGAGCTTTTCATTTGCCCATTGATATATCACCTCTTCTTGAGAGCACTAGTGGTCCAAAAGCTAATATTGAGGATTGGTCTACATCTACATCTTAG